The genomic DNA AAGTGCCGGTGATCGTGATCACCAACGCGCCGATTGTGGCCAGCGTGAAGGTCACCCAGCGTTGCCCGCCATCAAACAGATTGCGGCGGAAACGATAGCCAAGAACGCTCATCACGGTCCAGTAGGACAGGGTCCATGTCGCCAGCATGATGTGGTTGCGCCCCAGCGGCGATTCTGTGATCGCCGACCACGGATAGATCGTAAGGCCCAGTGAATAGGTCACAAATCCGGCGAGCGTGCCAAGCGCAGCCACAGGCCAGATCGCCTTTTGCAGCCGAACGGCGAATTCAGAGTCCGAGAAGCTGCGAATCAGGATGAACAGATAGGCGGTCATCCATAGCCCGACCGGAAAGTGTGCGACAAGAATGTGATAAACCGGGCTGAGCGAAAACGCGGGCGTGCCTTCGACGGCAACGGTGACCCCTCCGCCTTCGCTGTGCGCCAATGCAGCACCGGTCGCCGCAAGCATCAGGGCCGCAGTCGCGAGGCCGATCCAGCGGCCTCGTCGCATCAATCCGGGGCGTTTCATGTCGGCTTCCTTTCTGGCATTCGTGGATGGGTTTTGCGTATCGGCCGGACGGTTCATGTCGATTCCTCCCGGCGACGCATCAGAAGGTTGATGTTGATGCCAAGTCCGACGATCAAGCCGAGGCTGGCGATGAGCGTCCAGATCCATTGACGCTTGATTTCCTGGGCGAATTCGAGCTGAACACCGTAGAGGGCAAGCTGTTCTTCGCTGTGGCGGTAGGCCACCGGGACGCGCGCTGCGATACGGTCTGCACCCGGATGCTGGCGTGCGTCGGTCAGACGGTCCCACGTGACCTGACCGGGATAGAACATCGGTATTTCCGTCCAGGGGCCGCTCCAGTCGGGCGCGGTGCCGGCCTCGAACCGTTCAGCCACCATTTGCGCCGGTTGTTCGAGGCCCAGCGAGACCGGCAGCGAAACATAGTGCCAGCGCATCGTCGAAGCATTGCGGAATACCGCAAAGGCCAGATCGTAGCTGCCACCATCGCGGAACATCTTGTCGTCCAGCGGATTACCGGTATCCATGTCGCGCACCAGCGTCACGTCCCAGAAGCCGTTGCGCCAGCGCGCCGTCTGCGGCATTACGACGTCACCGCGCGACCCGGTCGCCTCGCGCAGATAGCGGCGCGGAATGGCATCGCCGTTTTTCCAGGCGTAATCCGGATCGAACGGCACTGCAGTTTCGGCACTCAGGTAATAAGTGTCGTTGAACCCAACCTCCCCTGCGATCACCGCGTCGATCGACAGCGCGGTTTTGCCGGCGATCTGGGGATCGAACATGTATCTCGGTTGGTTGGCCGCCGTATCCCAGTTGGTCGTATAGGGGCCGGAGCCGGCATCGCCGCCGCGCTCTTCGGCAACGAACCCATCATCGCCCAGGCCGATCGGGTTCGACCGGCTCGAGCGCCATTGCCACAGGTCGATGAACTGACCCGCCGCGCGCAATCTCTCCAGTTCGCTCTCCGGTTTGATCGAGTCGAAATCATCGGAGTCGGTCCGGGTCGAGGGCAGATATTTGGTGCGTTCTTCATCGGTTTCCGGCACGCCGGTGAAGGTGGTTAGCCCTTCACCAATGGTGATGTAACCGCCATAGCGGCTGAATAAAGGTACCGAGCCATCATCGATCATCATCGCAACCCGGTCCTCGGTCAGAAATTCCGGGTTCGACCCCAGCGCCGCGCCGCCGCGCTTTTCCCAGTTGCCGTCCTGATAGACCAGCACATCGTTGAACAGGCTCGGCCGATCCACCGGCCAGCGGTAGCGGAAATAGATCCGTTCGCCGTCAAAGGCCGCTTTGACCTGAAGCTCGGATGTCAATTCCTCGGGAATGACGATGTTGCGTTCAGGATCATCTTTGACAATCCCGGTTCCGTGCGTAGCCCAGCCAAGCACTAGAAGCCCGGCAAAAAGCGCGGTCGATCCCGCCAGATAAAGCGTGCGCATCCTCAGGCCCCGCCCTTGCCGGTCGTGTTGTTCCTGTTTGCGGTCTGTGATGCAGAACCGACCCGGATATGGGCGGGGGCTTGAGCCCTGGCAATGCCGGAAAAATAGGCAACCATCAGGCTGCTTCCCAGCAATAGAAAAAGCGCAGTCTCAACGAGCCATGGCATAGCGATATCCTTTCATTTGCGTTTTTCGCGGCGCTTTCGACGCCAGTGACCCCGAACAGGCCGCCTATCTAAATAGACGTGCAAAGAGAAGGAGCGTTACGAGCCGGCTACAAAATTTCAAATAGGGTCAGGGTCGGGTTTTGGTTGGGGGTAATCGGAAACTCTGTAACGGGAACGTCCGCCGGACGTCTGTTACTAACATTGGATAATCGAAACCAGGCCTCCGACTTGTCTCCAGCTATCAGCGAACGAATGACTTTTGCCGGTGCAAGCTACCGAGCTGTGAAGTCTTGTCCCTGCAGCTTTACGCGCCCAGTTCGGGTGAGCCACCCACCGCCACGGGAACCTGTTTGACATGACTGTATCTGCCTTCGCCAGGATCATTCTGGCAATGCTGCTCTGGGCGCTTTGTTTTCCATTACTCACCATCGGTATCACTCTTGCGCCGCATCTGAGTTTTGCAACGCTGCGCGCGGTTCTTGCCGGGCTTGTGCTGATCGGACTGGCGCGCGCGCTTGGCCGCCCGTTTCCGCGCAGCGCTGCAATGTGGAAAACGCTTGCGATAATGGGTGTCGGAGCTACCAGCCTCGGTTTTCTCGGCATGTTTCACGCCGCAGAATTCGTCTCGCCGGGCATTGCCACAGTGATTGCCAACACCCAGCCACTGCTCGCAGCCGCGCTTGGCGGCATTGTGCTGGGCGAGCGCCTGAGCCTGGTTGGTAAAACGGGACTCTTTATCGGTTTCCTCGGGATCGTCGTCATCGCGGCGCCGGTAATATTTTCCAGCGGCGGGGAGAGTTACCTCATTGGCGTTGCCTATATCATTCTTGCGGCACTCGGCATTACTGTCAGCAATGTCATGATCAAGAAGATTGCCGGCCGGGTCGATCCGTTCATGGCGATGGGCTTGCAACTGTTGATCGGCAGCATCCCGCTGGCCATAGCTGCAGGCCTGACCGAAGATCCCACCGCAATTCAGTGGACATTCACATTTGTTACGGTCCTGCTGACACTTGCCGTGTTCGGATCAGCACTGGTTTACGTTGTCTGGATGTCGGTATTGAGTGAGGTACCGCTCAATCAGGCCAATGCTTTCAGCTTTCTCATCCCGGTTTTCGGTCTGACAATAGGTGTGCTGTTTTACGGCGAAAATCTGGGCCTTCTGAAACTTGCAGGAATCGTTCTGGCAATCATCGGTGTCGTTCTGGTGACCCGGAAAGGCGCCGCAAAGCCGGCCGTTTTACCACCTGCAAAAGCTCCGGTGCCGACTTGACTGAAATCAAAGCACCGCCAGCAGACCTCAACCATAAATATATGCAACATGTTTCACAGAAGGTGACAGCAAATGTGCGCTCACAATTCCGATTCCATACAAAATCAGCATCATAGGCCAATGGCCGATAACGGCTCCAGCTCCATGACGCCTGCAATCGAAGCGGCCCTGAAGGCACATTATCGCGACTTCCTGAAATATCTGCTGCGCCGGGTCGGCGATCCGGCTGCGGCAGAGGACATACTGCAGAATTTCTGCCTGAGGGTCATGCAAAGCGGAACTGAACTGAGGGATGACCGCAGCGCGATCGGCTGGCTCTACAAGGTGCTGCGCTCCGTGTTGATAGATCACTACCGCAAGGACGCGGTGCGGCAGCGCGGCCATGCCAGCTACACTCAGGAGAAACAGGTGCTGAAGGACAATCACGCGGCTGCGGACAGCGATGAAGCCATATGCAAGTGCATACGCGGGCTGGTGTCAGACTTACGGCCCGAATATGCCGAACTGGTAATGCGGATCGACTTCCTGGAGGAGCCTCGCGATCAAGTCGGTGCCGAGCTAGACATTACGCAGCAGAATCTTCGGGTGCGGCTTCACCGGGCGCGTTTGGCGATCGGCTCCGCCCTGCAAAAGCATTGTGGGACATGTTGTAAAGCAGGGTATGACGACTGTTCCTGCGACCGCGATTGCACCAGAACCGGGTCACCGGCAGATCAACAACTTCGTTCTGTCTGAACCCGCCCACCTGCTGGCATTATCTGTACACCCTGCCAGCCAGGGTGGCGACGAGATTGCAAAATGTTCAGAATGCAACCGACTCTGGAAATCTTCGAGTTGCAACTTGAGCAGATTTCAAGAATGTCAGTGCAGGCAGGAATTACTTTCCTGTGCCGGATCAGACTTATGATTGCCGCGTCCGCAACTGCAATCGCGGAAGCTCTGTTCACAGCAACTGCCACAGGAATTGTCGAGTTCCTTGCGCAAAGCCTGCCGGGCGCGGTGCAGCCGAACTCTGGCATTTGCCGGAGTAATGCCGAGATCCACGGCCACTGCCTCACGGGCTTCCCCAGCCAGATCGATCCGCTGCAGAATTTCCGAATAGTCCGGGCGAAGCGCCGAAATGAGCTTCTGGAAGCACTTGCACAGACTGTCTTCCATCGGCATGTCTTCACTTTGATCGCCAAACAGCAATTGCTCTTGCACATACGCTTCTTCGCGGCGTTTGCGCGCCGTTTCGCTGCGATAATGATCCATCAGCACGGAACGCAGCACACTGTAAAGCCAGGCAATCACACTGTCGTTGTCTCTGACTTCGTCGGCTTTTCTGACGGCGCGCAGGAAGAAATTCTGAAGCACATCCTCTGCCGTGCTGCGGTTGCCAAGACGGCGGGTGAGAAACCGCAAAAAGGCGTGATGATTTTCAGTCAGAGCGGTCTCGATGACCGGGCGCACCGGCGCTTTGCCCTGGACCACTTCATCACGTGTCCTAACCGGTTTGGCTTGGTGGATTTGCGCTGCGATCATTGATCATCTCCTTGATCTCGATTCGGGATACGGGAAGAACCGGGAATTGTTTCAACTCAGCGACATGTCCCTTGCATTTGGTGGTCCGGCTATTCAAAACAACCATCTCTGCCATATTCCCTTGATCGAATTGCAGGGCGTCAGGCGCGTCACATAGCTAATGCAATAGCCAGGTGTTCACCGGTTGGTCTTTGATCTGGGTCAATTCATTTGCACCACGCGGTCCCACCGTCAATTTGTATCGCACCAGCCATCCGGCAAAGGCGAAAACGCAGCCTCTATCCGGGTTTTGCAGCGGTCGGGGCCAAAGCAATTCAGTTAAATTCAAACCGGGAATGTTCTATTCCTGCAGGGTTGGGTGCAGCGTTAACATGGTGAGATGAAGCAGCTTGCGGCGGCCTGCCCGCAGGCGCTTTGTGACTTCTCTCTCGCTGAGCCTCATTTCGGCAGCTATCTCGGATGGCGACTGATCAAGTATTTCAGCCCGCCAGACCGGTTCGCCATGAACCGGGTCAAGCAGTGCGATGAGCGTGCCGACGGATTCCCGCAGAATTGCTTCCAGTTCGCCATCTTCAAAGTCTTCCGCCTCTGCGGCATCAAGATGACCATTTCCCCGATCACCATTATTATCACCGCCTTGCTCATCCATCGTTGAAGCTGATCCGGTGCAACAGCAGTCCGCCTGTCCGTTTTCTGTAGTTGGATCACATTGACACGGTCTGTTTTGCAAAATTTGCCGATCTGCTGAACCATCAGGCCTGTCAAGACTGCGCCTGATCATGTCTGCGTCCCGGGCGGCACAGGTTTTACATTCCACTTTATCACCTAACAAATTCCGATTTTCCTCCGCCCCTATCCGCTCCAGGCCAAAACATGGAGTCCAGGGTCCTTATAGAGACGCCAAACAAAAGCTGATCGTTACAAACTTTCAAAAAGCGCTGCAACAAGACGCCAGCGGAATCACCGGAACGGCCAGACTGCCAGACTGCCAGACACGTTGCGGACCATTCGGCTGTAACGGTTTGAACGCTAAAACGTCTTCCAGAACATCAAGTTGAAAAGAGCGCCAGACGCGCAACCAAGGACGACAGACCGGCCTGCCGGAAGACATCGTCAATGTCGAAGGCGGTGCCATCGCCCATGGCCATCCGATCGGCGCGACCGGCGCTGTCCTGACAACGCGGCTGCTGCACGCAATGCAGCGCGATTCCGTCAATCGGGGCCTTGTCACCCTTTGCATTGGCGGCGGTCAGGGAATCGCCCTCGCCCTGGAGTCCGTTTTATGAATGTGCGGTCCATTTGACGCACCAAAACAACCGTCCTGACGATCGCCTTATTGGGTTGGCTTGAATTTCCACCAGTGCAAAACAACCTTGAAACTTCAAATTGCCTGTAAGCCGCGAGTATGCGAATTCTGAAGACTCCGCATACTCGGACTTTTCTATCGAGAAAGTAACACTGACCGGAAAGGAAGGCGAAAATGCTTGTTGCCGTTCTAATGGCCGTATCACTTGTGGTTGTGACGTTTTTGATCCATTACGTGGCCTTGCGTTGGATGTCGAGCGGGATGGCACATATTCCAATGCGACCCGATATGCGTATTTTTGTCATTGTCCTGATGGCACTTGCCACTCATCTCGTTGAAATTGGTGTTTACGCACTTGCTTATGGACTGGGAGAAAATGTGTTCGCGCTCGGCAGTTTCAGCGGTAGGGCGGTGACCGGATCGCTCGATTATCTGTATTTTTCGATTGTGAGTTACACCTCGCTCGGACTTGGCGACATATCTCCCACTGAGCATCTGCGTTTCATCACCGGCGTTGAGGCATTGAACGGGCTGCTTCTGATCGCATGGTCAGGCTCGTTCACCTATATGGCCATGGGCAGGCTCTGGACCTGGCAGACCTGTGTCGAACCGGATCCCAGATAACTCCAATCAGAGTGCCCGGGGT from Pararhizobium sp. IMCC3301 includes the following:
- a CDS encoding DUF2231 domain-containing protein, translated to MNRPADTQNPSTNARKEADMKRPGLMRRGRWIGLATAALMLAATGAALAHSEGGGVTVAVEGTPAFSLSPVYHILVAHFPVGLWMTAYLFILIRSFSDSEFAVRLQKAIWPVAALGTLAGFVTYSLGLTIYPWSAITESPLGRNHIMLATWTLSYWTVMSVLGYRFRRNLFDGGQRWVTFTLATIGALVITITGTLGGSLTGTPSLVTKSLSYIGWNVYMTFYLPTWMLLVYGLGAVLLIAIGIVGWRRHA
- a CDS encoding ethylbenzene dehydrogenase-related protein; translation: MRTLYLAGSTALFAGLLVLGWATHGTGIVKDDPERNIVIPEELTSELQVKAAFDGERIYFRYRWPVDRPSLFNDVLVYQDGNWEKRGGAALGSNPEFLTEDRVAMMIDDGSVPLFSRYGGYITIGEGLTTFTGVPETDEERTKYLPSTRTDSDDFDSIKPESELERLRAAGQFIDLWQWRSSRSNPIGLGDDGFVAEERGGDAGSGPYTTNWDTAANQPRYMFDPQIAGKTALSIDAVIAGEVGFNDTYYLSAETAVPFDPDYAWKNGDAIPRRYLREATGSRGDVVMPQTARWRNGFWDVTLVRDMDTGNPLDDKMFRDGGSYDLAFAVFRNASTMRWHYVSLPVSLGLEQPAQMVAERFEAGTAPDWSGPWTEIPMFYPGQVTWDRLTDARQHPGADRIAARVPVAYRHSEEQLALYGVQLEFAQEIKRQWIWTLIASLGLIVGLGININLLMRRREEST
- a CDS encoding DMT family transporter gives rise to the protein MTVSAFARIILAMLLWALCFPLLTIGITLAPHLSFATLRAVLAGLVLIGLARALGRPFPRSAAMWKTLAIMGVGATSLGFLGMFHAAEFVSPGIATVIANTQPLLAAALGGIVLGERLSLVGKTGLFIGFLGIVVIAAPVIFSSGGESYLIGVAYIILAALGITVSNVMIKKIAGRVDPFMAMGLQLLIGSIPLAIAAGLTEDPTAIQWTFTFVTVLLTLAVFGSALVYVVWMSVLSEVPLNQANAFSFLIPVFGLTIGVLFYGENLGLLKLAGIVLAIIGVVLVTRKGAAKPAVLPPAKAPVPT
- a CDS encoding RNA polymerase sigma factor — its product is MTPAIEAALKAHYRDFLKYLLRRVGDPAAAEDILQNFCLRVMQSGTELRDDRSAIGWLYKVLRSVLIDHYRKDAVRQRGHASYTQEKQVLKDNHAAADSDEAICKCIRGLVSDLRPEYAELVMRIDFLEEPRDQVGAELDITQQNLRVRLHRARLAIGSALQKHCGTCCKAGYDDCSCDRDCTRTGSPADQQLRSV
- a CDS encoding RNA polymerase sigma factor, with the protein product MIAAQIHQAKPVRTRDEVVQGKAPVRPVIETALTENHHAFLRFLTRRLGNRSTAEDVLQNFFLRAVRKADEVRDNDSVIAWLYSVLRSVLMDHYRSETARKRREEAYVQEQLLFGDQSEDMPMEDSLCKCFQKLISALRPDYSEILQRIDLAGEAREAVAVDLGITPANARVRLHRARQALRKELDNSCGSCCEQSFRDCSCGRGNHKSDPAQESNSCLH
- a CDS encoding ion channel, with the protein product MLVAVLMAVSLVVVTFLIHYVALRWMSSGMAHIPMRPDMRIFVIVLMALATHLVEIGVYALAYGLGENVFALGSFSGRAVTGSLDYLYFSIVSYTSLGLGDISPTEHLRFITGVEALNGLLLIAWSGSFTYMAMGRLWTWQTCVEPDPR